ATGCAGTCAAAATGGAAGCTGATAAGCTAACTGCCAAtgatctgaaaaataaaaaaaaaatatttttcatccttagtattaagtttccaataaatattatgaaaattacttaatttaatttggtccaaaattaattttcaactcaaatttaattttctataaatatatacgacaaaattcaaaatctaatgtatttcaaaattcttcattaaaataaaataaaataaaacaggaaaaataaatttaatttatgttggtctaaaattaaataaattaatttttaacataaatataattatcctatttaattaaatctcttaagaaaaatatcaaatttaagtgtctagaataaaataaacttaaatattaattttcttattaaattaaatatatctagaaaaTACCAAAAAGTTTATGTAACGCCCGTGTTTGAAAACTTACTAAACCCAAAagctaatttttataatattataactaTATAAGCATAtagatcgggatcccgagatttAAACACAGTTGCAAATTACATTAACCATATAAAGTTaggtaatatatatttttttttaacaaaatataggGCAAATCAAAATGTTATAaaaccgaaaccctccaggttgcactgccacCATATGCACAATCATCTCCAAGCTCTAACTCACTGCTCCTCCAACGTAGCTttccctttacctacacaaggtagcaactGGTGAGtcaatagactcagtaagatatgcataaCATATATGAAAGCAATGCTCTAGCGGCTTTATATTAGCCGCTCTGAACTCATAAACTGAGTtcaccaaatggttaagaacgttcttaatagACGTACGACCATTGTATcatatgcactaaagtaccaactctaTACTTGTGTTGGTAGGGTCTTCACTGTACTCCCAGGAGATACTAAGAATGTACCACATGCAGGACGTACCTTCCCTAGTACTTGTGTTGGTAACACTATGATGATTAGAATATCTTATAATACTAACACTCTTAAATCACATTTCCATTAGTGTTAGTAGTGTAAACAATTAACACAAGCATACAATCGgttatacatattatttatgctatcttacctcgttcaaGATTCAAGCGTGGCGGTCGACTTGAATGGAAAATCCTTGAGCTTAAACGGAGGTCCTAAGTCACATAATACAATTAAGTAAATTACTTGAACAACTTAACCAAAGCCCTAACTCAAAACCTAGGGTAATCTTAATGACACATTCAATGTAGTTTCACCCCAAATACTAAGGAAAACCAAACCATGCTCGGAAAATAACACAGATTCGgagaaattgagattttggGGTCCTGGCATGTAAACCGGTTAACTGGTTTTACATACCTTGTAGAACTGGTGGACCGGTTTACACCAGCGAACCCCAAAAATTGCACAACTCGTCCAAATCTTTCCCAAACGCAACCATACCTTCCAGAACACCTGAAAATACATTCTAAAACAAATCCCACACAACAGTAgcaagaaaaacaaaacaaaactcaACATGCAATGGTTAAGTCAAGTTTGAGCTCCATGAACTCAAACTTGACCAAACCCACAAATTACCATCAAAAAATAACTCCAACAATCTTAAAACTTCATCTAAGACCTACTAAAACTAACCCTAACCGAAAATTATCAATACATAAGCAAGTTCATCAAAATCATCCTTAACCTAACAAAACCTTCAAAAGAACATCATAAACTCATAATAGAACAAGCTTAGGGTTTTACCTCAGATCAAATCTTCAAAACTACACCTAATAGCTTTTGAAATTGGAAGAAAACTCAACCCTAGGTTGGTGGTTCCTGCTGGCCGAAcaaggaagaggaggaagaagagTGATGGAGCCCCCCTTTTCTTTCTATTTACTTAATCCTCCAACAAGAATCATAAAAGGTTACTAATTAACCTTTATTTAATCGAAGGGGCAGCAGTCAAAATAAGGTGAAGACACCCaattaaataaaagtaaattacTAAATTACCCCCATCACTAAACCTAAACCAAAAATCGGCTTAGGGGTAAAATTGTCCAGAACCACAACCCCGCCAACACCAACCATTAGCTTACATGACATATATTCTAACATTACCAAATTCTATATTTCCTCAAGTGACTAAAATATCCGCCATTGCATTTTCCATCGTCGGTGAGCTAAAATTACAGAGATATCATATTTTACATTTAACATAATCATTGacataaaaatttcaatattaatgataataataataaaattaacacTTATAATCTCACTAatctatatttaaatattccGGTCGCTACAATTATCTCCccattaaaaggatttcgtccttgAAATATAACTTGAACAAccctggatgttgagtcctcatgtaAGACACcaattcccaagtggcttcttccactttactattTCTCTAGAGCACTTCAACCAATGCTATGATTTTGCTTCGAAGGACTTTCTCTTTTCTATCAAGAATTTGCACTTGTTGTTCATCATAAGACAGGTCTGGTTGTAATTCCAATGCTTCAAAGCTCAAGATATGTATAGGTTCAGACACATACTTCCTTAACATCgaaacatgaaatacattatgtACCGCTAACAATGATGGAGGCAAGGCTAGTCTATAAGCAACTTGTCAAATCTTCTCAAGTATTTCAAAAGTTCCTATGAATCTAGGACTCAACTTGCCTTTCTTTCCGAAGCGCCCGATTCCTTTTAGTGGTGATACACGCAGGAAGATATGGTCTCCCGACTGAAATGTAATATCTCGGCGcttgggatctgcataactcttctgcctgCTCCGCGAAGCAAGCATTCACACTTTAATCTTATGTATTGCCTCATTTGTCTTTTGGACCAACTCAGGGCCTAAATATTTCATTTCTTCTGTTTCATCCCAACGAATTGGGGAgtgacattttctaccatataataGCTCATAGGAagccattcctatggtactttggtaactattattgtaagagaactcaatcagaggcaaatatttactccatgaaccccaaaatccataacacaagcTCACAGGAGGTCTTCAAGTATTTGAATTGTTCGCTTAGACTGCCCGTCGTTTTGAGGATGAAAGGTCGTACTGAACTTCAAACTAGTGCCCATGGCCTTTTGtaaactcacccaaaactttaaGGTAAATTTAGGGTCTCTATCTGAGACAATAGAGTTTGGTACCCCATGAAGGCGAACAATCTCTTTCACATACAAGTCAGCATATTGATCTACTATATATGTTACCTTTACAGGCAAGAAATGCGCTGACTTTGTAAAGTGATCCACTACAACCCAAACTGAGTCGTGCATTCCTGTAGTCCTGGGCAAACCagccacaaaatccatcgcgaTATCCttccacttccattctggaagggaTAATGGCTGAAGTAATCCTACTAGTCGATGCTGTTTCGCTTTAATTTGCTGGCAGGTTAGGTACTTGGTCACATAATTCCACCACATCCCTTTTCACTCCGTACCACCAGAAATAGGgcttcaaatcttgatacatcttggttgttcccggaTGTAGTGAGTAAGGGGtagtgtgagcttcatccagaatttctttcttaagctcaatgTTACCTAGAACACACACTCGAGGTTTAAACAACAACATCCCACTGTTAGAAATCAAAAAGTCCTTAGCTTTGCCCGCTAAGACATCTTCTTGAGTTTTAAGCACTTTAGGGTCTTCTAGTTGTGCCTTTTTAATCCTTTCCAATAAGTCTGATTGCAACGCTAGATTATGCAATTTCCCAGTCACAAACTCAATATTTGCCCTAGACATATCCAAGGCTAACTGAGGAGAAATCATTACCATGTTGAAAGTCTGATCAGGTCCTTTCCGACTCAGGGTATCTGCCACAACATTtgccttcccggggtgatacaagATTTCACAATCATAATATTTCACCAATTCCAACCACcttctttgtctcatgttcagatctttctgagtgaaaaagtacttgagacttttgtggtcggtatagatttcacattgCTCTCTGTATAAGTAGtgtcgccaaattttcaaggcAAACACCATTGCTACAAGTTCCAAATCATTAGTTGGatagcgctgctcataatcttttaaTAGCCGTGAAGCATAAGCTATAACTTTATCTACTTGCATCAACACGCAGCCTAAACCCTATCTAGAAGCATCACAGTACACTACatataaaccgctgattctttcTAGTCAATTAAGATAATGGCAttgcaatttttgaaaatccttCTACAAACCGTCGATAGTAACCTGCCAAACCGAGAAAACTTTGCACTTCAGTAACTGTTTTCggtctaggccaattcttcactgcttCAACCTTTCCTAGGTGCACCATAATTCCACCTTTCCCAAAAATATGTCCCAGAAAAGATACTTGGGACAGCCAAAACTCACACTTCTTGAATTTCGCATAGAGTTTGTGATCTCTGAGTTGTTGCAGAACCATACGAAGATGTTGTTCATGTTTTGCTTCCgaccgagagtacacaagaatatcatcgataaatacaattacaaaggTATCGAGGacatccttgaataccctattcatgagatccataaaggttaCCGGAGCATTTGTCAACCCGAATGAACTAACTAGGAactcataatgaccatacctaGTTCGAAAAGCTGTCTTCGGAATATCTTCTTCCCAgattctcaattgatgataaccagacttgaagtcaatcttagaaaataccatttttccttgaatttgatcaaacagatcgtcAATTCTAGGCAAagggtatttatttttaatagttaacttgttcaactcccggtagtcaatacacattcgaaGGGTCCCATCCTTCCTCTTTACAAACAGAACtggagctccccaaggtgacacactaggtcaagtgaaccctagatccaacatTCCTTAGAGTTGTATCTTTAGTTCTTTCAATTCTGTAGGTACCATTAGGTAAGGCACCTTTGAGACATGTTCTGCTCTAGGTATGAGATCAATAACAAAGTTTAtctctcgctgaggtggtaaccctagtAATTCCTTAGGAAATAAATCCAGAAATTCCTTAACTACTTTGACTTCCTCGGCTCCAAGTAACACAGGTTTACTGGAGTCAACTACAATATCTAGGAATCCGACACATCCACtacatagtaaatccctagccttCAATGCAGAGATTCCAGGAACACGAGAGCcttgaactgaaccaacaaaaacaaatggTTCCTCATTCTCCGAttgaaaaattacaatttttcgtttgcaatcaatactagcagaaTACTTGGACAAAAACTCCATTCCTAGTATGATGTCAAACTCGGCCAATGGTAACTCCACTAGATTGGCACACAATTCTCTACCCTCAATCCTGATTAACACCGGATTAACCTACTTCCTTGAGATAATTAGTTCCCCATAgggcaacagggttccaaatCCCATCTCAAAAACCTCACAAGGCCCACCGAGTTGATTAAGAACTCTTACTGCAACATATGAGCGCGTagcacccgaatcaaataaaatagtaaaagtaATGCCATTGATGAGAAGCTAACCTGTGACCACTGAAGGGCTGGTGGCAGCATCTGCTTGAGTAATAGCAAAAACACGTGCTGGCGCGGGTTTAGCTTTTAGCTTGAGTTCCTCTTTCTTCAATTGGGGACAATCTTTCTTTAGGTGTCCCACAGATCCGCACTGAAAGCAAGCGGTTGCAAGTCTCgtgatgatgtttcttgcagcgtgggcactcgggataggaatAAGTCTGACATCCCCCTTTACCTTGGTTTCCATGAAACCTTTTATTTTGCCTTGAACTTCCTATTGGTAGGAAAGTTCTCTTTTTCTGCTCAATGGTGGAATTGTtggaatattattttaccacgatcttagatctactcacaagtatgttgtttaaacaccctaaatatgaacttactaaaacgataaattaaacacatataaagttaagaaaaccttacattgatgcagcagaattaatgtctccctccactcagatctctaaccgttgtatcctttctgtagcagagtataatcaagatctgagcccgaatgtccttcttcttcaagtttgatccttcacagtcttccaatctatgattgagttactggttgctgtgtgtgggcacttactctttcactagggtcgaaatagatgaaggagaaaagaggagagagggttttggccaaggtatagaaagtggggaaggctcagtttttctgaagagagaaatttctgtcagaaaaggttattgaaaacttatcattttactgagccatcactttctatttataggcaactactaggtttaggttaggatttatttggcattaaaataatgaaaatattaatttgaaaaacctatttaagtggccggccatggtgtgttattgggcctcacttaattttgcagttttatcaaattttatctctattttctcaaaaacgccaattttccaattctaagcttttaaatgccaaaactaattatttaataactaaaatagattattaaataatattgtcatttaatttaattattaattagacatataaagtccattaataaataaataaacctagaaactcttttctttacaatttcacccctgcttagtgaaaattcataaaatttagacatagtctaactttagaattataattgatcaatcacgaatgaaataatgagtcttacaagcagaatgttctcaactagaatggagaccatggatctatatgctgagcttccaataagtgaaccaaatttactaagtaaattcctacttattaattcttcgttgaatccactcttagaacttagaattgcactctcagacttatatagagcatattgtatgttcctcgatatcaatatactatctcatttaaccattgttataatcttattctgatttaaagatcctctatatagatgatctacatcgagatgggatttctttaccgttctcacccctcaatgtattttgccccttaaaacacttagctacctgtatatggtgtttagtgatctaataattagtcagttaaacaagagctcatccatttacttctatttgctaagctcgaagggaatcatcacttgacttctatacaccagtagaagctatagattccatatttatgttcagcactcccactcaatcatactatcatgttcccaaaatatacgtatcaccctgaccc
This Cannabis sativa cultivar Pink pepper isolate KNU-18-1 chromosome 6, ASM2916894v1, whole genome shotgun sequence DNA region includes the following protein-coding sequences:
- the LOC133039275 gene encoding uncharacterized mitochondrial protein AtMg00860-like; the protein is MDLMNRVFKDVLDTFVIVFIDDILVYSRSEAKHEQHLRMVLQQLRDHKLYAKFKKCEFWLSQVSFLGHIFGKGGIMVHLGKVEAVKNWPRPKTVTEVQSFLGLAGYYRRFVEGFSKIAMPLS